One Podospora pseudopauciseta strain CBS 411.78 chromosome 5 map unlocalized CBS411.78m_5, whole genome shotgun sequence DNA window includes the following coding sequences:
- a CDS encoding uncharacterized protein (EggNog:ENOG503NUAW; COG:U) codes for MASNSLDKPATDGLTAESQAPTVAPSSKSISEDEKVSNSGDRTDIDAGSSTDATEKVSKQPEITTSAADNEKTDNILAKHPTAVSQAGSKKLEPSKTREDGEEYPTGIKLAAIVTALCLSVFLMALDNSIIATAIPKITDQFQSLPDVGWYASAYLLTTAAFQLLFGRFYTFFSIKWVYLIAIFIFEVGSLICAVANNSVTLIIGRAIAGVGAAGIFSGALTILAYSVPLAKRPIYTGAIGSMYGLASISGPLMGGAFTDHVTWRWCFYINLPIGAVTIAVIMFIFPDPKREIKNNDTLAQRIMRFDPFGTAVFMPAIICLLLALQWGGTQYAWNSWRVILLFVLFGVLIIIFVGVQIYQGDLATVPPRIVKKRSVWSSGFFIMMIGGAFLGAAYYYPIWFQSVKDATAVGSGIMNLPMLISLVLVSVIAGAAVTIWGQYVPFMIACSILSSIGFGLTTTFTPDVGAGAWIGYQIIIGAGIGIGFQQPLMAVQTVLSIEDVPTGASLIIFLQTLGAALFVAVSQNVFTNKLVENVAKYVPDMPDPMTILHVGATSVENVVRPEDLGAVTWAFNDALTQTFTVFTALSAISILGAVFVEWNSVKGKPVEMGMA; via the exons ATGGCTAGTAATTCGCTGGACAAGCCAGCGACGGACGGGCTGACAGCCGAGTCGCAAGCACCGACCGTCGCCCCAAGTTCCAAGAGCATATCAGAGGACGAGAAGGTTTCCAACTCTGGGGACAGGACAGACATTGACGCCGGCTCTTCAACCGATGCGACGGAAAAGGTCTCCAAGCAACCAGAAATCACCACATCAGCAGCCGACAATGAGAAGACGGACAACATTCTTGCCAAGCACCCCACCGCCGTCTCCCAAGCTGGCAGCAAGAAGCTCGAGCCCTCCAAGACAAGAGAAGATGGCGAAGAGTACCCAACAGGTATCAAGCTCGCCGCCATTGTCACTGCCCTGTGCCTGAGCGTCTTTCTAATGGCACTTGACAACTCGATCATTGCGACTGCTATTCCCAAAATTACGGATCAATTCCAGAGTTTGCCAGACGTGGGTTGGTATGCCAGTG CctacctcctcaccaccgccgcttTCCAACTCCTCTTTGGCCGTTTCTACACCTTTTTTTCCATCAAATGGGTTTACCTCATCGCCATTTTCATCTTTGAGGTCGGCTCCCTTATCTGCGCCGTCGCGAACAATAGTGTTACCCTCATCATCGGGCGCGCCATCGCCGGTGTCGGTGCGGCGGGTATCTTCTCTGGTGCCCTCACTATCCTGGCTTACTCGGTCCCCCTGGCCAAACGCCCTATCTACACCGGCGCCATTGGCAGCATGTACGGTCTCGCCTCCATTTCTGGTCCTCTTATGGGCGGCGCCTTCACTGATCACGTCACCTGGCGCTGGTGCTTTTACATCAACCTGCCCATCGGTGCTGTTACCATCGCGGTGATCATGTTCATCTTCCCCGATCCAAAGAGGGAGATCAAGAACAATGACACGCTCGCGCAGAGAATCATGCGGTTCGATCCGTTTGGCACGGCGGTGTTTATGCCGGCGATTATCTGCTTGTTGCTTGCGCTGCAGTGGGGAGGGACGCAGTACGCCTGGAACAGCTGGAGGGTTATCCTGCTGTTTGTGCTGTTTGGGGTGTTGATTATCATCTTTGTCGGAGTGCAGATTTACCAGGGGGATTTGGCGACTGTCCCCCCGAGGATTGTCAAGAAGAGGAGTGTCTGGAGTTCGGGGTTTTTTATCATGATGATTGGAGGGGCTTTCTTGGGAGCGGCGTATTATTATCCGATTTGGTTCCAGTCAGTCAAGGATGCCACGGCGGTTGGGTCAGGGATTATGAACTTGCCCATGTTGATttcgttggtgttggttaGTGTTATTGCTGGGGCGGCGGTGACGATTTGGGGGCAGTATGTGCCTTTTATGATTGCGTGCTCGATCTTGTCGAGtattgggtttgggttgacGACGACGTTCACGCCAGATGTGGGAGCGGGGGCTTGGATTGGGTATCAGATTATTATTGGGGCggggattgggattgggtTTCAGCAGCCGTTGATGGCTGTGCAGACGGTGTTGAGTATTGAGGATGTGCCGACGGGGGCGAGCTTGATCATTTTCTTGCAGACACTCGGGGCGGCGTTGTTTGTGGCGGTGTCGCAGAATGTGTTTACGAATAAGCTGGTGGAGAATGTTGCCAAGTATGTGCCTGATATGCCGGATCCGATGACGATTCTGCATGTTGGGGCTACGAGCGTGGAGAATGTGGTTCGGCCGGAGGATTTGGGGGCTGTTACTTGGGCTTTTAATGATGCGCTGACGCAGACCTTTACGGTGTTCACTGCTTTGTCGGCGATTAGTATTCTTGGAGCAGTGTTTGTAGAGTGGAACAGCGTTAAGGGGAAGCCGGTTGAGATGGGGATGGCTTAA
- a CDS encoding uncharacterized protein (EggNog:ENOG503P6E0), with amino-acid sequence MADPLSITASIVGIVAAASKVLSLLSDITDAPRSIADLLNEVYDLRLIFCNLQLFIDRTRRFDPSRLALIQLGDLVAILTRTVITFSELESIVRPLYDREKLSTWQLVSWRWQQTAALRVLTQLQRHKTSLSLMLQIYQWHVTCPLWLRALLTAASISVTDLEARQKAGALRDHLEQELDDNQGLADRLAGMELSPELEEMSTAVFDMNDASSALQTPGDRQEPTTADLELAKTGAINTDLPLNTPPDHASTNESEDDDGMTDSEFQLSRAFEIVLFRTWPDSPYAGGVFIFSLRFPIDYPLRAPEVRFLTRIYHPNITMAGDINPPVTGIPWVPTTTLSIIVDTLHQLLQEPRIDFPLNEEIARVYETDRQSYLATARQWTKRYASGTFSA; translated from the exons ATGGCAGACCCTCTTAGCATTACAGCATCGATTGTCGGCATAGTTGCTGCCGCATCCAAAGTATTGAGCCTCCTTAGTGATATAACCGATGCGCCAAGATCCATCGCCGACCTGCTGAATGAAGTGTACGATCTCCGGCTCATCTTCTGCAATCTTCAATTATTCATTGACCGAACGCGACGATTCGACCCAAGCCGACTAGCCCTTATACAGCTTGGCGACCTCGTCGCTATTCTCACCCGTACAGTCATAACCTTCTCTGAACTCGAATCTATTGTGCGGCCGCTTTATGACCGAGAGAAGCTGTCAACATGGCAACTTGTGAGCTGGAGATGGCAGCAAACTGCAGCCCTGCGAGTTTTGACTCAGCTTCAGCGACACAAGACATCACTCTCCCTGATGCTCCAGATATACCAATGGCATGTGACCTGCCCTCTATGGTTAAGAGCTCTGCTGACAGCCGCCTCCATTAGTGTGACTGACCTTGAGGCACGCCAGAAAGCCGGTGCACTCCGTGATCATCTTGAACAGGAACTGGATGATAACCAGGGCTTAGCTGACAGATTGGCTGGCATGGAATTGTCACCAGAGCTCGAGGAGATGAGCACGGCGGTTTTCGACATGAATGATGCATCAAGTGCTCTTCAAACTCCCGGAGACAGACAGGAACCGACTACTGCCGATCTTGAGCTGGCCAAGACTGGTGCGATTAACACCGACCTCCCACTAAACACACCTCCAGATCATGCATCGACCAATGAAagcgaagatgatgatggcatgACAGATTCCGAGTTCCAGCTATCAAGAGCCTTCGAAATTGTTCTGTTCCGAACCTGG CCCGACAGTCCCTACGCTGGGGGTGTGTTCATCTTCAGCCTGCGCTTCCCGATCGATTACCCTTTGAGGGCACCAGAAGTCAGGTTTCTAACGCGGATTTACCACCCGAACATCACAATGGCTGGAGATATCAACCCTCCTGTTACGGGCATACCATGGGTCCCAACCACTACTTTGTCCATTA TTGTCGATACGCTGCATCAATTACTCCAAGAACCGCGGATTGATTTCCCGCTGAACGAGGAGATTGCCAGGGTCTATGAGACAGATCGACAAAGCTATTTAGCTACAGCTCGGCAATGGACCAAGAGATATGCTAGTGGGACTTTTTCTGCATAG
- the SWR1 gene encoding swr1 complex component (EggNog:ENOG503NVPE; COG:K; COG:L), whose amino-acid sequence MTEIASPSPTHALPPATNGDNNGHHHHAEPSSTSHPEPVDLVLEPPETKDSSSEISEFEDDEQVLAKLDQIKQNAINQAPKSNGIDHAHDAPSTDDEPPAKRRRVRDTTPNNTIRKPKVESPPWKKVEAEGPTRLIAEDGRRKSGRINLVNLEQDKRTPRGNNQASPPRRGRGQANGSASANSSTPASGGASKRPIPSSKHAASKASMSKPPPRKSMTQEVRSSARSRRRSTSPRRPTTPTRQSLGTRRSTRRLKDNDDDDDSTSPAGIRFTPRIKLRRPPLTELPLVHRDQANLRPKLGPSFEEYVVRAANIPVEEGGLLITAEDGPRYTDKLVQEDASIILRVEKEVEPGGLLAEERCSVFEPEAEEEPPRQWAHLDHLTRAMSNFRKLMLNEQQRHRATAKRIALACEAEWRRRNPQPKTAEEIEFEEREKSKARWRQVGKAIVGTWENVRVEVNRRRLVEWEAEEQRRVKAALNQAVNLSEQKLQARQTQYDAEEMSGEDDDDDEDMDSDMDDEEDISDVSESDKGSEADDESNMSSSEDDDDKESVLSDEGLTQDQLREKYANLPVLESKEVDDSKPDVGTTPADTPHGGPTDMDTSDESVDMDDDLGSSEEEEEDEGSEESDDEPAGLLSLFFKKSELKKLEVEAAPEEPSAEGDGDVEMADVDPSDVPAPTEEGDSVMPDLKESASESISTAAEAGEPMSGVLAEVLVENPQSATATATAEHPPPQVDVSATKSTASVSPIPPPVDVQPVDEARTFASQAQPVATRVKSEHDVDVSMVDASIVDEALDAQSTAANHHHSPETEPMTNAHSVSRSQSPRTSNDTKPTDAETPVSTSQLNAAKSDSRELTPQQDAPKTEIPFLLRGTLREYQHHGLDWLAALYANNTNGILADEMGLGKTIQTIALLAHLACHHEVWGPHLVIVPTSVMLNWEMEFKKWCPGFKILTYYGNQEERKRKRQGWTNDDVWNVCITSYQMVLQDQQVFRRRRWHYMILDEAHNIKNFKSQRWQTLLGFNTQARLLLTGTPLQNNLTELWSLLYFLAPPENGEGGFVDLREFHNWFSRPESQILESGREQLDDEARAIISKLHKVLRPYLLRRLKADVEKQMPAKYEHVEFCRLSKRQRELYDGFLSRADTRETLSSGNYMSIINCLMQLRKVCNHPDLFVDRPIMTSFRMQRSVAADYEINERIVRKKLLAEKLMSTVSLSFLNMIPTQYEDMSTSHADRIAQLSALRIFPDLRDAQKIRANNAYHNLDPASVKSNIVYLESAARWGRFEELQHCVYLNALRRQQRPIYGKRLVEMLTLDTRRRPYKQRPKLPQKIMSWFEEDLHFLHSAIPTLQQRAESMETTITKFACVTPAVVTGDLNRFLLGEKGIQAFQEADMRLSAPVKYAPYMPKERPVDPWHEARMRLSIQFPDKRLLQYDCGKLQALDKLLRRLHAGGHRALIFTQMTKVLDILEQFLNIHGHKYLRLDGATKVEQRQILTDRFNHDTRITCFILSTRSGGLGINLTGADTVIFYDQDWNPAMDKQCQDRAHRIGQTRDVHIYRLVSEHTIEANILRKASQKQMLDDVVIQEGEFTTDYFNKISVRDVITTSGEICANENDVAANAAMDRVLGGVESTNPRNVGRVLEQAEDKEDVAAARVAEKEIQEDEADFSEQQPSGVSSARNGTPREGTEPPTSATTKPSGLGLFSESADDGEVAEVEEKEVEYNAWGGRMQTIDDYMLKFMTAALEGTPLDLPKDKKKSKKKGKDTRKR is encoded by the coding sequence ATGACAGAGATCGCGTCGCCGAGCCCAACACACGCTCTTCCGCCTGCCACTAACGGCGACAAcaatggccaccaccaccatgccgaaccatcatccaccagcCATCCCGAGCCCgtcgacctcgtcctcgaacCCCCAGAGACGAAGGATTCATCCAGCGAAATTAGTGAattcgaggatgatgaacaGGTCCTGGCCAAGCTCGATCAGATAAAACAAAATGCCATCAACCAGGCTCCGAAAAGCAACGGCATCGACCATGCCCACGACGCCCCGTCCACCGATGATGAGCCACCTGCCAAACGTCGACGAGTCCGAGATACGACCCCAAATAATACCATCAGGAAGCCCAAGGTCGAATCCCCGCCATGGAAGAAGGTTGAGGCCGAAGGGCCAACCAGGTTGATAGCAGAGGATGGCCGTCGCAAATCGGGGCGCATCAACCTCGTGAATCTGGAGCAGGACAAGCGAACGCCACGGGGAAATAATCAAGCCAGTCCTCCGCGAAGAGGGCGTGGGCAAGCTAATGGTTCTGCAAGTGCAAACAGCTCAACCCCCGCTTCGGGAGGCGCATCGAAGCGTCCGATACCCTCCAGCAAACACGCAGCATCCAAGGCTTCCATGTCCAAACCTCCACCCCGGAAATCGATGACCCAGGAAGTCCGATCGAGTGCACGAAGTCGTCGACGATCCACATCCCCAAGGCGACCCACCACGCCTACGAGGCAATCACTTGGCACGCGCCGCTCCACGCGTCGTCTTAAAGATaatgacgatgacgatgacagTACCTCCCCAGCCGGTATCCGATTCACCCCCCGTATCAAACTCCGCCGCCCACCCCTGACAGAGCTACCTTTGGTCCATCGGGACCAAGCAAATCTACGACCAAAGCTCGGCCCGTCTTTCGAAGAGTACGTCGTGCGAGCAGCCAATATTCctgtggaagagggagggcTTTTGATCACCGCCGAAGATGGTCCTCGATACACTGATAAGCTCGTGCAAGAGGATGCCTCCATCATTTTGCGGGTCGAGAAGGAGGTAGAGCCAGGCGGGTTGCTGGCAGAGGAGAGATGTTCGGTATTCGAGCCAgaagcggaggaggaaccACCACGGCAATGGGCACATCTGGATCACCTTACAAGGGCTATGAGCAACTTTCGTAAGTTGATGCTTAATGAGCAGCAGCGACATCGTGCCACAGCAAAGAGGATAGCCCTTGCATGCGAGGCTGAATGGAGGCGGCGAAATCCGCAACCCAAGACAGCTGAAGAGATTGAGTTTGAGGAGCGAGAGAAGAGCAAGGCACGGTGGAGGCAAGTTGGGAAGGCAATAGTGGGGACATGGGAGAACGTCAGGGTAGAGGTCAACCGTCGACGGCTTGTGGAATgggaggctgaggagcagCGACGCGTCAAGGCTGCGCTGAACCAAGCAGTCAATTTGTCGGAACAAAAGCTGCAAGCCAGGCAAACACAATACGATGCTGAGGAAATGTCAggcgaggacgacgatgatgacgaagatATGGACTCGGATATGGATGACGAAGAGGACATCTCTGATGTTTCTGAGTCTGATAAGGGTTCAGaggctgatgatgagagcaacatgtcgtcgtcggaagatgatgatgataaggAATCTGTTCTGTCCGATGAAGGCTTGACGCAAGACCAACTACGTGAGAAATACGCCAACCTACCGGTGTTGGAGTCAAAGGAGGTCGATGATTCGAAACCAGACGTGGGCACAACGCCGGCCGACACTCCACATGGTGGTCCAACTGATATGGACACCAGCGATGAATCGGTAGACATGGATGACGACCTTGGCTCaagtgaggaggaagaagaagacgaaggcAGTGAGGAGTCGGATGACGAACCTGCTGGGCTGCTATCCTTGTTCTTCAAAAAGTCTGAGTTGAAGAAACTTGAGGTGGAGGCTGCGCCTGAGGAACCCTCAGCTGAAGGCGATGGAGATGTAGAGATGGCCGACGTTGATCCTTCAGATGTCCCCGCGCCAACGGAGGAAGGGGATTCTGTGATGCCAGATCTGAAAGAGTCAGCATCTGAGTCGATTTCAACAGCTGCTGAAGCAGGCGAACCAATGAGTGGTGTGTTGGCAGAGGTTCTGGTAGAGAATCCACAGTCTGCGACAGCAACTGCCACTGCTgaacatccaccaccacaagtCGACGTGTCCGCCACTAAGTCTACAGCGTCAGTGTCTCCAATACCTCCACCAGTTGATGTACAGCCTGTTGATGAAGCTCGTACCTTCGCCAGCCAAGCACAGCCAGTTGCCACCAGGGTCAAATCAGAGCATGATGTCGATGTGTCGATGGTAGACGCATCTATAGTAGACGAAGCCCTCGATGCCCAGTCCACGGCAGCCAACCATCACCATAGCCCCGAGACGGAGCCAATGACCAATGCCCACAGTGTATCTAGAAGCCAATCGCCAAGGACATCCAACGACACCAAACCAACTGACGCAGAAACGCCTGTATCGACATCACAGCTCAATGCCGCAAAATCTGACAGCAGAGAGCTCACTCCACAGCAAGATGCCCCAAAGACAGAAATACCCTTTCTGCTTCGTGGAACGCTGCGTGAGTATCAACATCACGGGCTGGATTGGCTGGCAGCCCTATatgccaacaacaccaacggaATTCTCGCCGATGAAATGGGCCTGGGCAAGACCATCCAGACCATCGCATTGCTGGCGCATCTGGCATGCCATCACGAAGTGTGGGGTCCACATCTCGTCATTGTCCCAACAAGTGTCATGCTCAACTGGGAGATGGAGTTCAAGAAGTGGTGTCCTGGCTTCAAAATTCTCACCTACTATGGTAACCAAGAAGAGCGCAAGAGAAAACGACAGGGGTGGACCAATGATGACGTGTGGAACGTTTGCATCACATCATACCAAATGGTGCTCCAAGACCAACAGGTATTCCGGCGCAGGCGATGGCATTACATGATTCTCGACGAGGCTCACAACATCAAGAACTTCAAATCTCAGCGGTGGCAAACACTGCTTGGCTTCAACACGCAGGCTCGTTTGCTCCTGACGGGTACCCCTCTGCAAAACAACCTGACAGAGCTCTGGTCACTTCTTTACTTTCTTGCCCCCCCCGAaaatggcgagggaggcttCGTTGATCTCAGGGAGTTTCATAATTGGTTCTCTAGGCCAGAATCACAAATCCTTGAGAGCGGACGAGAGCAACTGGATGATGAAGCACGGGCTATCATCTCCAAGCTCCACAAGGTCCTTCGACCAtacctcctccgccgtctGAAGGCCGATGTCGAGAAACAGATGCCGGCCAAGTACGAGCATGTCGAGTTCTGTCGTCTTTCCAAACGCCAGAGAGAACTCTACGATGGCTTCTTGTCCCGGGCTGACACCCGTGAGACCTTGTCATCTGGCAACTACATGTCTATCATTAACTGTCTGATGCAACTGAGGAAGGTCTGCAACCATCCGGATCTCTTCGTTGATCGCCCTATCATGACTTCGTTCCGCATGCAACGTTCTGTTGCAGCTGATTACGAGATCAACGAGCGTATTGTCAGGAAGAAGTTgttggccgagaagctgaTGAGCACAGTGAGCCTCAGCTTCCTCAACATGATCCCAACACAGTACGAAGACATGTCCACGTCCCATGCCGATCGCATCGCTCAGCTTAGCGCGCTCCGTATCTTTCCCGATCTGAGAGATGCGCAAAAGATTCGGGCCAACAACGCTTACCATAACCTGGATCCAGCGTCTGTCAAGTCAAATATTGTGTATCTTGAGAGCGCCGCCCGGTGGGGTCGGTTTGAAGAGCTTCAGCATTGCGTCTATCTGAACGCCCTCCGTCGTCAACAACGTCCCATTTACGGGAAGCGTCTTGTCGAGATGCTAACGCTCGACACTCGTCGTCGGCCATACAAGCAGCGACCAAAACTCCCTCAAAAGATCATGAGCTGGTTTGAAGAGGATCTGCACTTCTTGCACAGTGCAATCCCTACTCTTCAACAACGAGCAGAGTCGATGGAGACGACCATCACCAAGTTTGCATGTGTCACCCCGGCAGTGGTCACTGGTGATTTGAACAGGTTCCTACTTGGGGAAAAGGGCATCCAAGCATTCCAGGAGGCAGATATGAGGCTTTCAGCACCAGTCAAGTATGCTCCCTACATGCCCAAAGAGCGGCCTGTTGATCCTTGGCACGAAGCCCGGATGCGCCTCAGCATCCAGTTCCCCGATAAGCGTCTCCTCCAGTACGACTGCGGCAAGCTCCAAGCGTTGGACAAGCTCCTGCGCAGGTTGCATGCCGGCGGTCACCGTGCACTCATCTTTACCCAAATGACAAAGGTTCTCGACATTCTAGAGCAGTTCCTCAACATTCATGGCCACAAATATCTGCGTCTTGATGGTGCAACAAAGGTTGAACAGCGTCAAATTTTGACGGACCGCTTCAACCACGACACTCGAATCACTTGCTTCATTCTTTCAACCCGTTCGGGTGGTCTTGGTATCAATTTGACGGGTGCCGACACAGTCATCTTCTATGACCAAGACTGGAACCCGGCCATGGACAAACAATGTCAAGATCGAGCTCATCGTATCGGTCAGACCCGCGATGTGCATATTTACCGTCTTGTTAGCGAACACACCATCGAAGCCAACATCCTCCGCAAAGCCAGCCAGAAGCAAATGCTCGACGACGTTGTCATTCAAGAGGGCGAGTTCACCACGGATTACTTCAACAAGATCTCTGTTCGCGACGTCATCACCACAAGCGGAGAGATTTGTGCCAACGAAAACGACGTTGCCGCCAACGCCGCCATGGATAGGGTCCTTGGCGGCGTGGAGAGCACCAACCCGCGCAACGTCGGCCGTGTACTCGAGCAGGCAGAAGACAAGGAGGATGTCGCTGCAGCGAGGGTGGCCGAGAAGGAAATCCAGGAAGATGAGGCTGACTTTtcggagcagcagccttctgGGGTGTCGAGTGCAAGGAATGGTACACCGCGTGAAGGGACGGAGCCACCGACATCAGCAACGACGAAGCCGTCTGGTCTTGGGCTGTTTTCTGAGTctgctgatgatggcgaggttgcggaagtggaagaaaaggaggtcGAATACAATgcttggggggggaggatgcaGACTATTGACGATTATATGCTCAAGTTTATGACGGCTGCGCTGGAAGGGACGCCGTTGGATCTGCCAAAGGATAAGAAGAAGAgtaagaagaaggggaaggataCAAGGAAGAGGTAG